Proteins found in one Tsukamurella paurometabola DSM 20162 genomic segment:
- the tatA gene encoding Sec-independent protein translocase subunit TatA, with protein MGITHSPWAWIVIAVVLLLLFGGKKLPDAARGLGRSMRIFKSEMDEMKTEGTKTEADKPAPQVTDKPIDVQTVDPQEADRKSA; from the coding sequence ATGGGCATCACCCACTCTCCCTGGGCGTGGATCGTCATCGCCGTCGTCCTGCTCTTGCTGTTCGGCGGCAAGAAGTTGCCGGACGCCGCGCGCGGTCTCGGCCGTTCGATGCGCATCTTCAAGAGCGAGATGGACGAGATGAAGACCGAGGGCACCAAGACCGAGGCCGACAAGCCCGCGCCCCAGGTCACCGATAAGCCGATCGACGTGCAGACTGTCGATCCGCAGGAGGCCGACCGCAAGTCGGCCTAG
- the tatC gene encoding twin-arginine translocase subunit TatC, protein MKIPFDPRRRRAVVNPDGTMSIVEHLFELRARLLWSLAAIVVTSIVGFYWYSHGPFGLPSTGHLLTGPYCDLPATSRAEITRGGECRLLATGVFDQFNLRLKVAVATGIVLACPMWLYQIWAFIVPALHRKEKRYTVAFVGLGGTLFISGAVLGYLMITSAFSFFLTVGNETQVTALQGPQYFSFVLTVMAIFGVSFELPLFIIALNLVGVLPYTKLKKWRRGLLLSMFIFSAVITPSGDPFTMLALGAALAVLLELSIQFARFHDRLKSKRNPTDGWEGDIDDETASPTPAAPQPIGASAAPSGSDVGGASTIAPPETLMRNSIPRSGLDDVL, encoded by the coding sequence GTGAAGATTCCGTTCGATCCACGGCGGCGCCGTGCCGTCGTCAACCCCGACGGCACGATGTCGATCGTGGAGCATCTCTTCGAGCTCCGCGCCCGGTTGTTGTGGTCGCTGGCGGCCATCGTCGTGACCTCGATCGTCGGGTTCTACTGGTATAGCCATGGTCCGTTCGGGCTTCCGTCCACCGGTCACCTGCTGACCGGGCCCTATTGCGATCTCCCCGCGACCTCGCGTGCCGAGATCACCCGCGGTGGCGAATGCCGCCTGCTCGCCACCGGCGTGTTCGATCAGTTCAACCTGCGTCTGAAAGTGGCCGTCGCGACCGGCATCGTGCTCGCCTGCCCGATGTGGCTGTATCAGATCTGGGCGTTCATCGTGCCGGCGCTGCACCGCAAGGAGAAGCGGTACACGGTGGCGTTCGTGGGGCTCGGCGGGACGCTGTTCATCAGCGGCGCCGTGCTCGGCTACCTGATGATCACGAGCGCCTTCAGCTTCTTCCTCACCGTGGGCAATGAGACCCAGGTGACCGCCCTCCAAGGGCCGCAGTACTTCAGCTTCGTCCTCACCGTCATGGCCATCTTCGGCGTGAGCTTCGAACTGCCACTGTTCATCATCGCCCTCAACCTGGTCGGCGTCCTGCCCTACACCAAGCTCAAGAAGTGGCGTCGCGGCCTGCTGCTGTCGATGTTCATCTTCTCCGCTGTCATCACCCCGTCGGGCGATCCATTCACGATGCTCGCGCTGGGTGCGGCGCTGGCCGTGTTGTTGGAGCTGTCGATCCAGTTCGCTCGGTTCCACGATCGGCTCAAGTCGAAGCGCAACCCAACCGACGGCTGGGAGGGCGATATCGACGACGAGACCGCCTCGCCGACACCTGCCGCGCCACAGCCCATCGGGGCCTCGGCGGCACCGTCGGGGAGCGACGTGGGCGGCGCCTCGACAATCGCCCCGCCCGAGACACTGATGCGCAACTCGATCCCGCGTTCGGGGCTCGATGACGTCCTCTGA